The Phycisphaerae bacterium genome has a window encoding:
- a CDS encoding HD domain-containing protein, whose protein sequence is MTHAHADTAVLSPMIEHVRALWSRLEGNVGWMDRDGRSDLAGCDPDHWNALEDALAESLRQCAPVQFQAARRSGLAVPILSFGRCVGSVACLVAGRSVDETDALLAVFADQLRGVERQTQDRFELDSMSEQLGQSYEELSLVYKLGGGTNLTDGPKEYFQRFADELLEIIGARTLVALIQPPKQDYSQPFIAGEGLGSEVRTEAVARYVLQLASRTAGPVILTNLSAHPTLVQLTGGTDRSMLAAPLRAGQSVLGVIVAIDRHGRDTFDSADAKLLNSVAEQTAGFLENRFLVQDLNELFIGLLTSLVSTIDAKDPYTCGHSQRVALISRCIAESLGLGINEITEVYLAGLFHDVGKIGVDDAVLAKPGRLTAEEYEKVKEHPVMGARIISGIKQLRNIIPGVLYHHERYDGSGYPEGLKEDAIPMMGAIVALADCLDALTSGRTYRSALSFEAAITELTRPEEKKFSPAILHALLECPANTLERQLQAAQSENRSSQPIPSIGWLQDY, encoded by the coding sequence GTGACCCATGCGCACGCGGACACCGCCGTCCTCTCGCCGATGATCGAGCACGTGCGGGCGCTGTGGTCGCGGCTGGAAGGGAACGTCGGCTGGATGGACCGCGACGGCCGTTCGGATCTGGCCGGCTGCGACCCGGACCACTGGAATGCCCTGGAAGACGCCCTCGCCGAGTCGCTACGGCAGTGCGCTCCGGTCCAATTCCAGGCCGCTCGCCGTAGCGGCTTGGCCGTTCCCATTCTGTCGTTCGGAAGGTGCGTCGGCAGCGTCGCCTGCCTGGTCGCAGGCCGCTCAGTGGACGAGACGGACGCCCTTCTGGCCGTCTTCGCCGACCAGCTCCGCGGCGTGGAACGGCAGACACAGGACCGTTTCGAGTTGGACTCGATGTCCGAACAGCTTGGGCAAAGCTATGAGGAGCTGAGCCTGGTCTACAAACTCGGCGGCGGAACGAACCTGACCGACGGCCCGAAGGAGTATTTCCAGCGGTTCGCCGATGAACTGCTGGAGATCATCGGGGCCCGAACCCTGGTGGCCCTGATCCAGCCGCCCAAACAGGACTACAGCCAACCGTTCATCGCGGGCGAGGGACTCGGCTCGGAAGTACGGACCGAGGCGGTCGCCCGCTACGTGCTCCAACTCGCTTCGCGAACTGCGGGGCCGGTCATTCTGACCAACCTCTCGGCCCATCCGACGCTGGTGCAACTGACCGGAGGAACCGACCGAAGCATGCTGGCCGCTCCCTTGCGGGCGGGCCAGAGCGTGCTCGGCGTGATCGTGGCCATCGACAGGCACGGCCGGGACACGTTCGACTCGGCCGATGCCAAACTGCTCAACTCGGTGGCTGAGCAGACCGCTGGATTCCTCGAAAACCGTTTTCTGGTCCAGGACCTCAACGAGCTGTTCATCGGCCTGCTGACCAGTCTCGTCAGCACCATCGACGCCAAGGACCCCTACACCTGCGGACACAGCCAGCGGGTCGCCCTCATCTCGCGGTGCATCGCCGAATCGCTGGGCCTGGGCATCAACGAAATCACGGAAGTCTATCTGGCCGGGCTGTTTCACGACGTGGGCAAGATCGGTGTCGATGACGCCGTCCTGGCCAAACCCGGACGCCTGACCGCCGAAGAGTACGAAAAGGTCAAAGAACACCCGGTGATGGGGGCCAGGATCATCTCGGGCATCAAGCAGCTTCGCAACATCATTCCCGGCGTGCTCTACCATCACGAACGCTACGACGGCTCCGGGTATCCTGAAGGGCTCAAGGAGGATGCGATCCCGATGATGGGAGCGATCGTGGCCCTCGCCGACTGCCTCGACGCCCTGACCTCCGGCCGAACCTACCGCAGCGCCCTGAGCTTCGAAGCGGCCATTACCGAACTCACCAGGCCGGAAGAGAAGAAGTTCTCGCCGGCGATCCTGCATGCCCTGCTCGAATGCCCCGCCAACACGCTGGAGCGCCAACTCCAAGCCGCCCAATCGGAAAACAGAAGCAGCCAGCCCATCCCGTCGATCGGCTGGCTGCAGGACTATTAA
- a CDS encoding 4-hydroxy-tetrahydrodipicolinate reductase: MVKVAILGACGRMGRRLGTLAHQDEHLQVVCAIEREGHEDRGKDYGRALGLADMGVKVGPTLTGHPQVIIDFTTPESTTAWVEQARDNGIALVIGTTGLGDRELDLIRSAAHQIPIVQAPNMSVGVNLLFRLVGQVAKSLGPEYDIEIVEAHHRFKKDAPSGTALGLLSSICDGIGCDARDVAVFGREGKSAERKKGQIGVHAVRVGDTVGEHTVYFGTLGETVTIGHSAHSRDTFVLGALRAARWLEGKAAGLYSMQDVLFGD, from the coding sequence ATGGTGAAAGTGGCGATCCTGGGCGCGTGCGGACGCATGGGGCGTCGGCTGGGCACGCTCGCCCATCAGGATGAGCATCTGCAGGTCGTCTGTGCGATCGAACGCGAAGGCCACGAGGATCGGGGCAAGGACTACGGCCGCGCCCTCGGCCTTGCGGACATGGGAGTCAAGGTCGGCCCGACGTTGACCGGTCACCCGCAGGTCATCATCGACTTCACCACGCCCGAAAGCACCACGGCTTGGGTCGAACAGGCCCGTGACAACGGCATCGCCCTGGTCATCGGCACCACCGGCCTGGGTGACCGCGAACTTGACCTGATCCGCTCGGCCGCCCATCAGATCCCCATCGTCCAGGCCCCCAACATGTCGGTCGGCGTCAATCTGCTGTTCCGGCTCGTCGGCCAGGTCGCCAAATCCCTGGGGCCCGAGTACGACATCGAGATCGTCGAGGCCCACCACCGCTTCAAGAAGGACGCCCCCAGCGGCACCGCGCTGGGCTTGCTGAGTTCCATCTGCGACGGAATCGGCTGCGACGCCAGAGACGTGGCGGTCTTCGGCCGCGAAGGCAAATCCGCCGAACGCAAAAAGGGCCAGATCGGCGTCCACGCCGTCCGCGTCGGCGACACCGTCGGCGAACACACCGTCTACTTCGGCACCCTCGGCGAGACCGTCACGATCGGCCACAGCGCCCACAGCCGCGATACCTTCGTGCTCGGCGCCCTGCGGGCCGCCCGCTGGCTCGAAGGCAAAGCAGCGGGACTCTATTCCATGCAGGACGTGCTCTTCGGAGATTAG
- a CDS encoding zinc dependent phospholipase C family protein, with the protein MTFFLLITLMLFLLCSQSLSWGPATHVELAQSVLSRLSSLGSGLADLLGRYRRDFLFGNVFADVIIAKKLSPRRQAAHNWDAGRRALTNADDDRSRAFAYGFLTHLAADTVAHNLYIPSLIRQTGSSVTLGHLYWELRADRLVAPEHRTTARRLLRLRKPDHDQAIADHVFPEVRWLGLNRGIFTSTNRITNGPNFGRAMGVWEDISRWQLLPETIQRHKSDACDRMIDLLLNGHASALLQEDPNGLAVLQRLRDQRRSA; encoded by the coding sequence ATGACCTTTTTTCTGTTAATCACACTGATGCTATTTCTCCTGTGCAGCCAGTCGCTGTCGTGGGGTCCGGCTACGCACGTGGAGTTGGCCCAGTCGGTGCTGAGCCGGCTCTCGAGCCTCGGATCGGGCCTCGCCGATCTGCTCGGCAGATACCGCAGGGACTTCCTGTTCGGCAACGTCTTTGCCGACGTCATCATCGCCAAAAAGCTCAGCCCGCGCCGGCAGGCGGCGCACAACTGGGATGCCGGACGGCGCGCCCTGACCAACGCCGACGACGACCGTTCTCGAGCCTTCGCCTACGGATTTCTGACCCACCTGGCCGCCGATACCGTCGCCCACAACCTCTACATCCCGTCGCTGATCCGGCAGACCGGCTCCAGCGTCACGCTCGGCCATCTCTACTGGGAGCTTCGGGCCGACCGGCTCGTCGCCCCGGAGCACCGCACCACCGCCCGCCGGCTGCTGCGGCTCCGCAAGCCGGACCACGATCAAGCCATCGCCGATCACGTCTTTCCGGAAGTCAGGTGGCTCGGCCTCAATCGCGGCATTTTCACGAGTACCAACCGCATCACCAACGGTCCCAATTTCGGCCGGGCCATGGGCGTCTGGGAGGACATCTCGCGCTGGCAACTGCTGCCCGAAACGATCCAGCGTCACAAATCCGACGCCTGTGACCGGATGATCGACCTCCTGCTCAACGGCCACGCCAGTGCCCTGCTGCAGGAAGATCCCAACGGACTGGCCGTGCTGCAGCGGCTCCGCGACCAGCGCCGAAGCGCCTGA
- a CDS encoding alpha/beta fold hydrolase, whose product MSKNALLIAAAGLVLCGCQSQLTCPRTIYLDGAGWYSGHFSVRKGLREAGYTGDIERFGWSSMLGPLPDHLLAGPDHPRVDNLADRITRLRRACPKGQIVLVGLSAGTGIVIHALERLPVGISVDYVVLLSPSISSRHDLTRALQHIRYRLYATSSPYDMILAAAPSAGLEGGRPAGQVGFQTPRIFTSGKRELYEKVVNLAWRPEYAAWGWDGGHTSATNSDFIRVVIAPRIMDEQPHPLDASIVER is encoded by the coding sequence GTGTCCAAAAACGCATTGCTCATAGCCGCAGCAGGCCTTGTCCTGTGCGGATGCCAGTCCCAACTCACGTGCCCTCGAACCATCTACCTCGATGGGGCGGGTTGGTACAGCGGCCACTTTTCGGTTCGAAAAGGGCTTCGGGAGGCCGGATACACCGGCGACATCGAGCGGTTCGGCTGGTCCAGCATGCTCGGGCCGCTCCCGGACCACCTGCTGGCTGGTCCGGACCATCCGCGGGTCGACAATCTGGCTGACCGGATTACCCGGTTGCGGCGGGCCTGTCCCAAGGGGCAGATCGTCCTGGTCGGCCTCTCAGCCGGGACCGGCATCGTCATTCACGCCCTTGAACGTCTGCCCGTCGGCATCTCCGTCGACTACGTGGTGCTCCTGAGCCCTTCGATTTCAAGCCGCCACGACCTGACCCGGGCCCTGCAGCACATTCGCTACCGTCTCTACGCCACCAGCAGCCCGTATGACATGATCCTGGCCGCCGCGCCCAGCGCGGGCCTCGAGGGCGGTCGCCCGGCTGGGCAGGTCGGTTTCCAGACGCCCAGGATATTCACCTCCGGCAAGCGGGAGCTGTACGAGAAGGTGGTCAACCTGGCCTGGCGACCGGAGTACGCGGCGTGGGGCTGGGACGGCGGACACACCTCCGCCACCAACAGCGATTTCATCCGGGTGGTGATCGCCCCTCGGATCATGGACGAACAGCCACATCCTTTGGACGCCTCCATTGTGGAGCGATGA
- a CDS encoding response regulator gives MERQTQTIIIVDDEPHIVRVAELKLARAGWHVVACHDGQGAWESLQRHSPAMVITDYQMPQMDGLELARKMARDPRFASVPVILLTARGFALCEADLETTNIVKILSKPFSPRGLVALVRQELEKAVAEAVT, from the coding sequence ATGGAACGCCAGACGCAAACCATCATCATCGTCGATGACGAGCCTCACATCGTTCGCGTGGCCGAGTTGAAACTGGCTCGCGCCGGCTGGCACGTGGTCGCGTGCCACGACGGACAAGGGGCCTGGGAATCGCTGCAGCGACACTCACCGGCCATGGTAATCACCGACTATCAGATGCCGCAAATGGACGGGCTGGAACTGGCCCGAAAGATGGCCCGCGATCCACGCTTCGCCTCGGTGCCGGTCATCCTGCTGACCGCACGCGGCTTTGCCCTGTGCGAAGCGGACCTGGAGACCACAAACATCGTCAAGATTCTGAGCAAGCCCTTCAGCCCGCGCGGGCTCGTGGCTCTGGTTCGCCAGGAACTGGAGAAAGCGGTAGCGGAGGCGGTGACGTGA
- a CDS encoding PFL family protein: protein MLRTDDILSTVRMLREEQLDVRTVTLGINLQECASYDVDHLCQKIHNKILAKARQLLPVCEEVGQKYGIPIVNKRLTISPITWLMEGHHEQAYVQVARQLDTSARAVGVDFLGGFTALVQKGMTPGERAYFNVLPEVLAKTDVICASVNAASTKAGLNVDAILLVSEAIKRAAELTADRGGFGCAKLVVFANIPEDNPFMAGGFLGPGEPETVINIGVSGPGVIKRRLQQMLQDHPEANLGQIAEQIKETAFRVTRVGELIGREVAAKLGVEFGIVDLSLAPTPRVGDSVGEILQVMGLQHIGSPGTTAAIALLTDAVKKGGLFASSSVGGLSGAFIPVAEDAAMAQAAGDGSLTIEKLEAVTSICSVGLDMVPIPGDTSAQAIASLIADELAIGVINNKTTATRLIPVPGKKAGEVVRWGGLFGESPILDVRNLSAGQTLISRGGRIPAPVHSLRN, encoded by the coding sequence ATGCTGCGTACGGATGACATTCTCTCCACCGTCCGAATGCTCCGCGAGGAGCAGCTCGACGTCCGCACCGTCACCCTCGGCATCAATCTCCAGGAGTGCGCCTCGTACGACGTCGATCACCTCTGCCAGAAAATCCACAACAAGATCCTGGCCAAGGCCCGCCAGCTCCTGCCCGTCTGCGAGGAGGTCGGCCAGAAATACGGCATCCCGATCGTCAACAAACGCCTGACCATCAGCCCGATCACATGGTTGATGGAAGGCCATCACGAGCAGGCCTACGTGCAGGTCGCACGCCAACTCGACACCTCAGCCCGGGCCGTGGGAGTCGATTTCCTGGGCGGCTTCACCGCGCTGGTCCAGAAGGGCATGACTCCCGGCGAGCGGGCCTATTTCAACGTCCTGCCCGAGGTGCTGGCCAAAACCGACGTGATCTGCGCCTCGGTCAACGCCGCCTCGACCAAAGCCGGGCTCAACGTCGATGCGATTCTCCTGGTCTCCGAGGCGATCAAGCGGGCGGCCGAACTGACCGCCGACCGCGGCGGGTTCGGCTGCGCCAAACTGGTCGTCTTCGCCAACATTCCCGAGGATAACCCCTTCATGGCCGGCGGGTTCCTCGGACCCGGCGAGCCCGAAACGGTAATCAACATCGGCGTCTCCGGTCCCGGCGTCATCAAACGCCGTCTCCAGCAGATGCTCCAGGACCATCCGGAGGCCAACCTCGGCCAGATCGCCGAGCAGATCAAGGAAACCGCCTTCCGGGTCACCCGCGTCGGAGAACTGATCGGCCGCGAGGTCGCCGCCAAGCTCGGCGTCGAGTTCGGCATCGTGGACCTCTCGCTGGCCCCGACCCCGCGGGTCGGCGACTCGGTCGGCGAAATCCTCCAGGTCATGGGCCTCCAGCACATCGGAAGCCCCGGCACCACCGCCGCCATCGCCCTGCTGACCGACGCGGTCAAGAAAGGCGGCCTGTTCGCCTCCAGTTCCGTCGGCGGCTTGTCCGGCGCGTTCATCCCTGTCGCCGAGGACGCCGCCATGGCCCAGGCCGCGGGCGACGGCTCGCTGACCATCGAGAAACTCGAAGCCGTCACCAGCATCTGCTCGGTCGGCCTCGACATGGTCCCCATCCCCGGCGACACCTCAGCCCAGGCCATCGCCAGCCTCATCGCCGACGAACTGGCCATCGGTGTGATTAACAACAAGACCACCGCCACCCGCCTGATCCCGGTGCCGGGCAAGAAGGCCGGCGAGGTCGTCCGCTGGGGCGGGCTCTTCGGCGAAAGCCCCATCCTCGACGTCCGAAATCTCTCGGCCGGACAGACCCTGATCTCCCGCGGCGGCCGAATTCCCGCCCCCGTTCACAGTTTGCGAAATTGA
- a CDS encoding PAS domain-containing protein has product MSLTERIHEVLLTLFVVVFLLAVWGLTGVGGADSLPVSIWTAIGAVSAAGALLEIFMHLRTRQALKVMRTQLERMSNQSQVGMVMIDDHWPVAGLANMLNHYLSRIRQEMDEQTRRRRELDLLVAAVNAEKSNTEAVIRSITDPVLVLNAFGEPILSNWHAEQLFGFSAKEAKGKSLEDLVNVQRILALVTEARSGRKEPIRDELWIRDPAGTDRCFDATVSPVFIKDDAPWAIVLTLHDLTRERQLAELKNEFVNHVTHELRTPLSSIRAYTELLLDDELQSANQRADFYRIIDNEAARLERFIENILNLSRIESGVMPFVPVPVDLTHELREAVALMQMQARERQIDLTLEAPDSLTVQADPDLLRQAVLNLVGNAVKYTPPSGSVTVCAWPVQDGVCRIDVSDTGIGIAPQDQERVFEKFYRTRTGHQIAPGTGLGLALTRKIVEELHGGQLTLESTPDKGSKFTINLPQPVDLTVEEARTLETV; this is encoded by the coding sequence ATGAGTCTGACCGAACGCATACACGAAGTGCTTCTGACCCTGTTCGTGGTGGTCTTCCTGCTGGCCGTCTGGGGCCTGACCGGGGTGGGCGGAGCCGACAGTCTTCCCGTGAGCATCTGGACCGCGATCGGCGCCGTCAGCGCGGCCGGCGCCCTGCTCGAGATCTTCATGCACCTTCGCACCCGTCAAGCCCTGAAGGTCATGCGAACGCAGCTCGAGCGGATGTCCAACCAGTCGCAGGTCGGCATGGTCATGATCGACGACCACTGGCCGGTGGCCGGCCTGGCCAACATGCTGAACCACTACTTGTCCCGCATCCGCCAGGAAATGGACGAGCAGACCCGCCGGCGGCGCGAGCTCGATCTGCTGGTCGCCGCGGTCAATGCCGAAAAGAGCAACACCGAAGCCGTCATCAGGAGCATCACCGATCCGGTGCTCGTGCTCAACGCGTTCGGCGAACCGATCCTCTCGAACTGGCACGCCGAACAGCTCTTCGGCTTTTCGGCCAAGGAAGCCAAGGGCAAGTCTCTCGAGGACCTGGTGAATGTTCAGCGGATCCTCGCCCTGGTGACCGAGGCCCGCAGCGGCCGCAAGGAACCGATCCGCGACGAATTGTGGATTCGCGACCCGGCGGGAACCGACCGCTGCTTCGACGCGACGGTCTCTCCGGTATTCATCAAGGACGACGCCCCGTGGGCGATCGTGCTCACCCTGCACGACCTGACCCGCGAACGCCAGTTGGCGGAACTGAAGAACGAGTTCGTCAACCACGTCACCCACGAGCTTCGCACCCCCCTTTCGAGCATCCGCGCCTACACCGAACTGCTGCTTGACGACGAGCTTCAAAGCGCCAACCAGCGGGCCGATTTCTACCGCATCATCGATAATGAAGCCGCCCGTCTCGAGCGGTTCATCGAGAACATCCTGAACCTCAGCCGGATCGAATCGGGAGTCATGCCGTTTGTGCCCGTCCCGGTCGACCTGACTCACGAACTCAGGGAAGCAGTCGCCCTGATGCAGATGCAGGCCCGCGAAAGGCAGATCGATCTGACCCTGGAGGCGCCGGACAGCCTGACCGTCCAAGCCGACCCCGACCTGTTGCGCCAAGCGGTGCTCAACCTCGTGGGCAACGCGGTCAAGTACACGCCGCCCTCCGGCAGCGTCACCGTCTGCGCCTGGCCGGTTCAGGACGGCGTCTGCCGCATCGACGTCAGCGACACCGGGATCGGAATTGCCCCGCAGGACCAGGAACGGGTCTTCGAAAAATTCTATCGCACGCGGACCGGCCACCAGATCGCCCCGGGCACCGGGCTGGGCCTGGCCCTGACGCGAAAGATCGTCGAGGAACTCCACGGCGGACAGCTCACGCTCGAATCGACCCCCGACAAGGGCTCGAAGTTCACCATCAACCTGCCCCAGCCGGTCGACCTGACGGTCGAGGAAGCCCGGACGCTGGAAACGGTCTAG
- a CDS encoding SDR family oxidoreductase produces MGILDSFSLKGKVAIVTGGAGLYGRQVVEAVAEAGATTVTASRNLEALEKVVEGLRARGLDVHADRVDQADEQSVRGLVERTIDKHGQIDILVNNAVLRPLKAGSTDIEGFRKSMEVNAVGLYIITELVSAHMKQRKQGSIVMVGSIHGMIGVDMTLYEGLSITGLYPDYFFHKGGMVNYTRWLAGALGGYNIRVNCVSPGGFLSGQPEEFIRRYSARTMLGRMANDEDLKGAIVFLASDAAAYITGTNLPVDAGYTAK; encoded by the coding sequence ATGGGAATTCTCGACAGCTTCTCGCTCAAAGGCAAAGTCGCCATCGTCACCGGCGGCGCCGGGCTCTACGGACGGCAGGTCGTCGAAGCCGTCGCCGAGGCCGGAGCCACCACCGTCACCGCCTCGCGCAATCTCGAAGCCCTGGAAAAGGTGGTTGAGGGCCTCCGCGCCCGCGGTCTCGACGTGCACGCCGATCGGGTGGATCAGGCCGATGAGCAGTCGGTACGCGGTCTCGTGGAGCGGACCATCGACAAGCACGGCCAGATTGACATCCTGGTCAACAACGCGGTCCTGCGGCCACTGAAGGCCGGCAGCACCGATATCGAAGGCTTCCGCAAGTCGATGGAGGTCAACGCGGTCGGACTCTACATCATCACCGAACTCGTCTCAGCCCACATGAAGCAGCGGAAACAGGGCTCGATCGTTATGGTCGGCTCGATCCACGGCATGATCGGCGTGGACATGACCCTCTACGAAGGCCTCTCGATCACCGGCCTGTACCCCGACTACTTCTTCCACAAAGGCGGGATGGTCAACTACACCCGATGGTTGGCCGGAGCTCTCGGCGGCTACAACATCCGCGTCAACTGCGTCTCGCCCGGCGGCTTCCTCTCCGGTCAGCCGGAGGAATTCATCCGACGCTATTCGGCCCGGACGATGCTCGGACGCATGGCCAACGACGAGGACCTCAAAGGAGCCATCGTCTTCCTCGCCTCCGACGCCGCCGCCTACATCACCGGGACTAACCTTCCCGTCGACGCCGGTTACACGGCGAAATAG
- a CDS encoding ACT domain-containing protein: MSRDRVGIVRDVTAVLNRQNANIDSISQTVLSNYFALTFVVSFPEPMEDEAVRELLRSAGAAGEFEVGIKTFEPGVEDKPALTDADSFVLTVTGQDRPGILGQLAAYLAGKGINILDLYVRRPDAEQFVLISQLAVPRRMNIAQIRLDIEELGRRIHLTVALQHENIFRATNELTPPSTFF, from the coding sequence ATGAGTCGCGACCGGGTCGGCATCGTCCGCGACGTCACAGCGGTCCTAAACCGCCAGAACGCCAATATCGACAGCATCAGCCAGACCGTCCTGAGCAACTACTTCGCGCTCACCTTCGTGGTCAGCTTTCCTGAGCCGATGGAAGACGAGGCGGTGCGCGAACTGCTCCGGTCGGCCGGCGCGGCCGGCGAGTTTGAGGTCGGCATCAAGACTTTCGAACCGGGAGTCGAGGACAAACCCGCCCTCACCGACGCCGACAGCTTCGTACTCACCGTCACCGGTCAGGACCGCCCGGGCATCCTCGGCCAGCTCGCCGCCTACCTGGCGGGCAAGGGCATCAACATCCTGGACCTCTACGTCCGCCGGCCCGACGCCGAGCAGTTCGTGCTGATCTCGCAGCTCGCCGTCCCGCGCCGGATGAACATCGCCCAGATCCGTCTCGACATCGAGGAACTCGGCCGGCGGATCCACCTCACGGTCGCCCTCCAGCACGAGAACATCTTTCGCGCCACCAACGAACTGACTCCCCCGTCCACTTTCTTTTAG
- a CDS encoding prepilin-type N-terminal cleavage/methylation domain-containing protein — protein MRGSAGLTGARGAFSLIELLVVVAVIVLLIAILLPTLSTARALGRQTVCGGNLHALGQAMAAYAREYDDYLPGSPNTSGNGANPGGVGWPVYGGYYAWNSTRDAWPAVHIFDWASPLLAMMVTDVPADIPERYDQSKRWAFRCPANQWRAFLNHASRINIETYVSSYATCRYFTYVPVSRRTGFGPGTLFWSHPFVPDGHFPRLDNLANPSWKVFLADACKIDRGNPQRMSNVDYSYTTHGAWLDEEDVETESPSLSYRFRSGRREAFRHLDGLNMLFFDGHVEHQPDGPSDADEGLGSGARQARFWFPSGTDTGLLPSASAFSNARSIVP, from the coding sequence ATGCGAGGTAGCGCGGGGTTAACCGGTGCGCGCGGGGCGTTCAGCCTGATCGAGCTGCTGGTGGTGGTCGCCGTGATTGTGCTGCTGATTGCCATCTTGCTGCCGACGCTGAGCACGGCCCGGGCGTTGGGCCGCCAGACGGTCTGCGGAGGCAATCTGCACGCGCTGGGGCAGGCGATGGCCGCCTACGCGCGGGAATACGACGACTACCTGCCCGGATCGCCCAATACCAGCGGCAATGGGGCCAATCCCGGCGGGGTAGGCTGGCCCGTCTACGGCGGGTACTACGCATGGAACTCGACGCGGGATGCCTGGCCGGCGGTGCACATTTTTGACTGGGCCTCGCCGCTTCTGGCGATGATGGTGACGGACGTACCGGCCGACATACCCGAGCGGTACGACCAATCGAAGCGGTGGGCGTTCCGTTGCCCGGCCAACCAGTGGCGGGCGTTTTTGAATCACGCCAGCCGGATCAACATTGAGACTTACGTCTCAAGCTACGCAACCTGCCGCTACTTCACTTACGTTCCGGTGAGCCGGCGGACCGGGTTTGGCCCGGGCACACTGTTCTGGTCCCATCCGTTCGTCCCGGATGGTCATTTCCCACGGCTGGACAATCTGGCCAATCCGTCCTGGAAGGTGTTTCTGGCTGACGCCTGCAAGATTGATCGGGGCAACCCGCAGCGGATGAGCAACGTGGACTACAGCTATACGACCCACGGGGCGTGGCTGGACGAAGAGGATGTTGAGACCGAAAGTCCGAGCCTCTCGTACCGGTTCCGCTCGGGACGGCGGGAGGCGTTCCGGCATCTGGACGGGCTGAACATGCTGTTTTTCGACGGCCACGTCGAGCATCAGCCGGATGGGCCGAGCGACGCCGACGAGGGCTTGGGATCCGGGGCGCGTCAGGCGCGGTTCTGGTTTCCCAGCGGCACGGACACCGGCTTGCTGCCCAGCGCCTCGGCCTTCAGCAACGCCCGAAGCATCGTGCCGTAG